AGTTGGTTCCGCGAGTTCGGGTTCATTATAGTGATGTTTTGATTATCCAATAGAGTTGTACCACGTCATATGTTTGAGAACTCATTTTATTGACGTTGTTGACTCTTACTTGTCTTGACCAATGAGTGACTGCCACGTCAGTCAGATGGAGCCATAAATGTGTGGTTATCTTGCTGGTTTTTAGAAACAGGCAAACGAAGTGGGGTTTTGAGATGGGAGTAGAGGAGAATTTGGCTTATGGAATAAAGTTTGTGTTTGAGAGACAAATATTGGGTATTAAGGCATGGTAAAAGCATTCCTAATGAAAAGGGTCTCATTGTTTCCTTTATTGTATTACTACATATCTTTTTAAGAATTTTGTGCTTGTTCATTAGCCAGTTAGAGATTTTTTATCAGGAAAATGGGATCAAGGAAGAATATCAATTGGCTGATGAAGGTGTTATTCAGGCACAATTGGCTGGAGAATTGTTCCTTAAGGTATGTGTTTCAGTGTAAAGATTGCATTTTTCAAAAAGCTTAAATTTTCCATGCTTCATCCTTTTAATCTGCCTTCAATTTTCCCTCGCATCGTATTTTCACAGGCTAGATGTTTATTAGGGTTTAGACTACTTTTCGGGTGTCGCTGATTATCATAATTCACAAAATAAAGGGCAATTCTgattatagtttgaaaaaaaatgtgacaCTTTTTTCAGACTAGTCTTTGAATTCCTGGACTTAGAGGGGTTTAGGATGTTATTATCTGTGACTAAGGTTTTTCATTTCATAAGCCGCAGAACTTGGaaggttcataattttttttttattattgaaatctaGGTTTCTGATAATTTGAATATTCGAAACTGTTGAAGATGACAACCTTGGGGGGAGAAGGAAGGGTTGAGTTaattatgttagttttttttttttttttttttttttttaacaagagtTAATGCCAGTTGATGGTTCCTGTTAAAGTGCAATAGTAAGGTTAGAGCCTTGCAGAGTATTCACATTAGCGGCAAAATTATGCACTTCAACTTTCTTTCTGTCCATGTTTGAGCACCATCCAAAACTTTTGCAAGCATTATTATGTCTATATACCATAAGATAAGACTGGTCGTTCTTTTGGACATGGATAGCTAACTAATTTAAGCAAAGAGTGTGCTCAAATCTATGGCCATCCTTCATGATTTCGTTagagaaaacaccaaaaaatgaGCCAGAAGAGTCTGAGTAGTCTATCCTCTGCAAAATCCATCCTTTTCTACAGCCCCACTTACAAATAATAAGTTGTGCTTCTTGGCAACCAGTTGGAGTGAAAGCACacaaggacaaaaaaattagaagtttggTGTGTCTTAGAATTGACTAGAGAGCATGTGAAGTGATGAGAACATTGTTGTTTCCTATAGGAGTTTTGTTGGGAATATTATTTGCAAGGAAGAATAGTGCAGGCATTAGCATTATGCATGTTAGGCAGAAATATCACTCAAGAATTATGCAAGAATGGAATGCATGAGAATATGGATGGGATTCTGAATTTGATATGTGGCCTCGCTTTGTTGGAAGCATTTGTGGATGATATAGAGAACAAAAGCCAAAGATTTCTAGGATGCTGCTGCAGAGATAATTGACGCATGAGAGAGTTTGAGGAGAGAATCGGAGAAGCCAAAATAAAAGTTGCTGGATATAGTTACAGAGGATGGTTTGACAAAaggttttgaataaaaaaggaaaaagcagaGTAAAAGACTCAACCATTTGGCAATGAGAGTGGAGCCTCTGTGAAGGGAGCTGGCACTTGGCAGCATACAAGGGCATATCATTTTATGTTTGGCATCAAACTTCTTATTTTATGCTTTTCTGAATTCATTTTGCCAGTGATATTAAGGTTGGCAGTACAAATAAGGAGACAGCTACAATTTGTAAGGGCTTGAAAGAATTCTTATCCCATAGTAATTGGCGTTCTTAATCTACTGTTGTTGATTTTCCCCTCCCTTGGCAAATTTAAGAATCTGGCTAACTGTATAGTCTGTGCAGGAATTGAAAGAGAGCAACATACCACTTTAAAGTGTTCGCATCTGCTACTCGCCATTTGCAAGAACAAGTCACACTGCCAAAATTGGTGCATCTGTTTTGAATCTCCCATTTTAAGGCTCTCAATGTAAAGTGAGTTATCTAAATCATAcaacattcatttttttagggCATCTGCTGCACCTGTAGTGCTTGAAAAGTTGCCTTCTCCTTAATGTAAAGTGAGTTATCTAAAAACTGTGGTTGCAAGTATGAGTTAAGGTCAATGAGTTTTTTCTCCCCTTTCTTCCTCGTGCTCATTATAAAGCACTACTGGGCAAATGATGGAAGATCTTCGAGAACGCTATTTCGGTCCCTTGTTTGAACTCTTTTCGCATGATAAGGTAACACATTCGTTGagtttattttagaattttcttgCCATAATAATGATCGATGAAGGGTCTTATGCATATGTATATGCCAAAGGTGAGGAATCGAGTTGTTATAGAAAATTTCATTGCAACGAGGCTTCAGTCTATAACACCCACCATCTCTCCCCGAGCAGGACAGCCCTTGCCATTAGCAATTGAAgcctacttttattttatttttttccttttcaattgacAGTATCCAGAGATATGGGCATTGGATGATAAAGATCCATTCATGCAACCGGAAGGTGGAGAAAGTGTTAATGATGTTGACTTGATGAGGCTCCAGATTCTAATATGCTAgaaaactcaagtttttttttatgatggatGGATGATCATGTATTCATATTAATCTTCTCTTctcatggattgttttttttagcgatattttaatatttgaaaaattaaaatataaatactaaaaatttaactaaaataaataattgagtttatagcccaataaatataatatccaacaataactaaattaaactcaataaataaatttaaatgaaatttaatatcatAAGAATTAATCTATCCTTCATCATTATATATCATAcaaacatataaatcatatctcgGTATTGTATCCCT
The DNA window shown above is from Populus trichocarpa isolate Nisqually-1 chromosome 4, P.trichocarpa_v4.1, whole genome shotgun sequence and carries:
- the LOC112327361 gene encoding uncharacterized protein LOC112327361 isoform X2, producing the protein MGVEENLAYGIKFVFERQILGIKAWKMGSRKNINWLMKVLFRHNWLENCSLSTTGQMMEDLRERYFGPLFELFSHDKYPEIWALDDKDPFMQPEGGESVNDVDLMRLQILIC
- the LOC112327361 gene encoding uncharacterized protein LOC112327361 isoform X3 produces the protein MGVEENLAYGIKFVFERQILGIKENGIKEEYQLADEGVIQAQLAGELFLKMMEDLRERYFGPLFELFSHDKYPEIWALDDKDPFMQPEGGESVNDVDLMRLQILIC
- the LOC112327361 gene encoding uncharacterized protein LOC112327361 isoform X4 translates to MGVEENLAYGIKFVFERQILGIKENGIKEEYQLADEGVIQAQLAGELFLKYPEIWALDDKDPFMQPEGGESVNDVDLMRLQILIC
- the LOC112327361 gene encoding uncharacterized protein LOC112327361 isoform X1; amino-acid sequence: MGVEENLAYGIKFVFERQILGIKENGIKEEYQLADEGVIQAQLAGELFLKEFCWEYYLQGRIVQALALCMLGRNITQELCKNGMHENMDGILNLICGLALLEAFVDDIENKSQRFLGCCCRDN
- the LOC112327361 gene encoding uncharacterized protein LOC112327361 isoform X5, with protein sequence MENGIKEEYQLADEGVIQAQLAGELFLKMMEDLRERYFGPLFELFSHDKYPEIWALDDKDPFMQPEGGESVNDVDLMRLQILIC